A window of Juglans regia cultivar Chandler chromosome 7, Walnut 2.0, whole genome shotgun sequence contains these coding sequences:
- the LOC109021419 gene encoding uncharacterized protein C23H3.12c codes for MTARLVVFPIRGRNWCFSRSINHSLDSSSSSSSSSGSAFSQTPSTLKDLWRDISSNPKPFNANAELLIDFVSLKMNRAWVGLEKAPQGTIKNKIHGLGLRLLARVKPSEIFFKSITKDVANVEVTYPLSLNARLVRRRLRHIAVRGTIIHKTYFYGSVALLPLTTVFTVLPLPNIPFFWVLFRTYSHWRALQGSEKLLQLVSDSSSTMNSTTGNGNEAKHGDSLHGIHNSLGFPWVLRPSKELEELVHHGDGHDGLSKCTISDICKVFDLNRNDVLKYRDFM; via the exons aTGACAGCGAGATTGGTGGTGTTCCCTATAAGAGGGAGGAACTGGTGCTTCTCTAGATCCATTAATCATTCtcttgattcttcttcttcttcttcttcttcttccggtTCCGCTTTTTCTCAAACACCTTCCACATTGAAAGATCTGTGGCGTGATATCTCCTCCAATCCCAAGCCCTTCAATGCTAATGCCGAACTCCTGATCGATTTCGTCTCTCTCAAg ATGAATAGAGCTTGGGTTGGTCTGGAGAAAGCGCCTCAAGGAACTATCAAGAACAAGATTCATGG ATTGGGACTGCGGCTTTTGGCGCGAGTTAAACCCTCTgagattttcttcaaatctaTCACAAAGGACGTCGCAAATGTTGAAGTTACCTACCCGTTAAG TTTAAATGCACGGCTTGTGCGGCGAAGATTACGACATATTGCCGTGAG GGGAACTATCATCCACAAGACGTACTTTTATGGTTCAGTTGCATTGCTTCCTTTGACAACTGTGTTTACT GTTTTACCATTGCCCAACATTCCATTCTTTTGGGTTTTGTTCCGCACTTATTCTCACTGGCGAGCTCTTCAG GGAAGTGAGAAGCTCCTTCAGCTTGTCTCAGATAGTTCTTCAACTATGAACTCTACTACAGGGAACGGGAATGAGGCCAAGCACGGTGACTCTCTTCATGGAATCCATAATTCACTTGGTTTTCCATGG GTTTTGCGGCCGTCAAAGGAACTTGAGGAACTTGTTCATCATGGAGATGGGCACGACGGTCTCAGCAAATGTACCATTTCGGACATCTGCAAGGTCTTTGATTTGAACAGAAATGATGTTCTAAAATACAGggattttatgtaa
- the LOC109021418 gene encoding O-fucosyltransferase 36-like translates to MERGSSSDEEDDRENLILQNDDVKHLPPTTRSPFHIEDFHSTMRRRFHLHLNKRYLLAILLPLLILVLYFSTRNLFPSGLRFDRMRESELRALYLLRQQQLGLFGLWNNSQLETGNRSFVQSTALLDDLKSALLQQLSLNKEIQQVLLSSHRYGNLSEYQSDFQDPSLSGGYGFGRCGKVDQKMSERRTIEWKPKSNKYLFAICLSGQMSNHLICLEKHMFFAALLDRVLVIPSSKVDYQYNRVLDIDHINECFGRKVVVSFEEFSEAKKNHMHIDSFKCYFSLPQPCYVDEEHIKKLKSLGISMGNPEPAWVEDIKKPNKRTVQDVQSKFSLDDDVLAIGDIFYADVEQDWVMQPGGPLAHKCKTLIEPSRLILLTAQRFIQTFLGKNFVALHFRRHGFLKFCNAKRPSCFFPIPQAADCITRIVEKANAPVVYLSTDAAESETSLLQSLVVLGGKAVPLVKRPPRSSAEKWDALLYRHGLEDDSQVEAMLDKTICAMSSVFIGAPGSTFTEDILRLRKDWGSASVCDEYLCQGEDPNFVAENE, encoded by the exons ATGGAGAGAGGTTCGTCGTCGGACGAAGAGGACGACCGCGAGAACCTGATCCTGCAGAATGACGACGTCAAGCACCTCCCTCCCACTACTCGCTCGCCCTTCCACATTGAAGATTTCCACTCCACAATGCGCCGGCGATTCCACCTCCACCTCAACAAGAGGTACCTACTCGCCATCCTCCTTCCTCTTCTCATCCTCGTCCTCTACTTCTCCACCCGCAACCTCTTCCCCTCCGGCCTCAGATTTGACCGCATGCGCGAATCTGAATTGCGCGCTCTTTATTTGTTGAGACAACAGCAACTAGGGCTTTTCGGTTTATGGAATAACTCCCAGTTGGAAACCGGGAACCGTTCGTTCGTACAGTCGACCGCATTGCTCGACGATCTTAAATCTGCCCTACTCCAGCAGCTTTCCTTGAATAAAGAGATTCAGCAGGTTCTCTTGTCGTCCCATCGATACGGGAACTTATCCGAGTACCAATCCGATTTTCAGGACCCCAGTCTAAGCGGTGGTTATGGTTTCGGTAGGTGTGGAAAGGTGGACCAGAAGATGAGTGAGCGAAGAACCATTGAGTGGAAGCCGAAATCAAATAAATACTTGTTCGCAATTTGCCTGTCCGGGCAGATGTCCAACCATTTGATTTGCTTGGAGAAGCACATGTTCTTTGCGGCTCTGCTTGACCGGGTTTTGGTCATTCCGAGCTCCAAAGTGGATTACCAGTACAACAGGGTCTTGGATATTGATCATATTAATGAATGCTTTGGGAGAAAGGTTGTTGTTTCGTTTGAGGAGTTTTCCGAGGCTAAGAAGAATCATATGCACATAGATAgttttaaatgttatttttcGCTGCCTCAGCCTTGTTATGTGGATGAGGAGCACATTAAGAAGCTAAAATCTTTGGGAATTTCGATGGGGAACCCTGAGCCTGCTTGGGTTGAGGATATTAAGAAGCCAAACAAGAGAACTGTTCAAGATGTTCAGTCCAAGTTCTCTTTGGATGATGATGTTCTTGCAATTGGAGACATTTTCTATGCGGATGTGGAGCAAGATTGGGTGATGCAGCCAGGTGGACCGCTTGCTCACAAATGCAAGACGCTAATCGAACCAAGTCGTCTTATTTTACTTACCGCACAGCGTTTTATTCAGACATTCTTGGGAAAGAACTTCGTAGCACTTCACTTTCGGAGACACGGCTTCTTAAAGTTCTG CAATGCTAAAAGGCCCAGTTGCTTTTTCCCCATTCCTCAAGCTGCGGATTGCATCACTCGAATAGTTGAAAAAGCAAATGCACCAGTCGTTTATCTTTCAACTGATGCAGCTGAAAGTGAAACTAGTTTGTTGCAGTCACTAGTTGTGCTTGGAGGGAAGGCTGTACCACTTGTTAAAAGGCCTCCTCGTAGTTCAGCTGAAAAATGGGATGCTTTGTTGTATAGACATGGCCTTGAGGATGACTCTCAG GTGGAAGCTATGCTAGATAAGACAATCTGCGCGATGTCTAGTGTATTCATTGGAGCCCCTGGATCAACATTCACGGAGGACATCTTGCGACTGCGTAAAGACTGGGGTTCTGCATCTGTGTGTGATGAGTACCTCTGCCAAGGTGAAGATCCAAACTTTGTGGCAGAAAACGAAtga
- the LOC109021417 gene encoding uncharacterized protein LOC109021417 isoform X2 yields the protein MSSHAYTGDCYSAACLQSRLCAIRAQTLIHGKFSSTPFTSANDKRLSYAWKSLRLPKELNVNVKHVEVQRSRLLINAVATLEPMAKCLVQNKNGQKGCDVTHFGIDSSLPTIELKYSSEDSKELDERERSRRLRISKANKGNTPWNKGRKHSAETLQRIRERTKLAMQDPKVRMKLRNLGHAQSTETRVKIAVGVRLGWQRRREKLTVQEGCCFEWQNLIAEAAKQGFVGEEELQWDSYKILDEQLKKEWLESVEQRKTMAGLKGSKRTTMSPEQRRKISEAISAKWANTDYRDRVCAGLAKHYGIPPNAERKPQRRSSSGIQTSRRSPIKKRDCATDNSSMGENKIQNQQLRLRRSSEPLYKDPLASSKLEMIKNIRAERAAAETKKTVAVERARLLIVKAEKAAKALEVAAMKSPIARASLMETRKLIAEAIQLIESVETGQNTSHEDRGYPSVASKGLIDQVEKDRSEKIEVLNQAGPREVIGAPMVQRKDEDFNFRKFALHDLLSSEDELFPTSFSGSGSSLFSFESLMKQSGSINRHDQPKLNQHSDYGRRPLPKGDKVESLKEETRSESVAVIKKWVRGRLIEVAKSRVLARETS from the exons ATGAGCTCCCATGCCTATACTGG AGATTGCTACTCCGCAGCCTGCCTGCAAAGTCGTTTGTGTGCAATCAGGGCTCAAACCCTTATTCATGGTAAATTTTCATCAACTCCGTTTACCTCTGCGAACGATAAAAGACTGTCCTATGCTTGGAAATCTTTGCGACTGCCTAAAGAACTAAACGTGAATGTGAAACACGTTGAGGTGCAAAGGAGTAGACTACTGATCAATGCAGTCGCAACTCTTGAACCCATGGCCAAGTGTTTAGTTCAGAATAAAAATGGACAAAAGGGTTGCGATGTTACACACTTTGGTATCGATTCAAGTCTCCCGACAATTGAACTCAAGTATTCGAGTGAAGACTCGAAGGAattggatgagagagagaggtcgagAAGGCTGAGAATATCAAAAGCAAATAAGGGTAACACACCGTGGAACAAAGGCAGGAAGCACAGTGCTg AAACCCTTCAACGGATTAGAGAGAGAACAAAGCTTGCAATGCAGGATCCTAAG GTCAGAATGAAATTAAGAAACCTAGGACATGCTCAGAG CACAGAGACAAGGGTGAAAATTGCAGTTGGAGTTCGATTGGGGTGGCAAAGGCGACGTGAGAAGCTGACAGTGCAGGAAGGTTGCTGCTTTGAGTGGCAGAATCTAATTGCAGAAGCAGCAAAACAAGGCTTTGTTGGTGAGGAAGAGCTGCAGTGGGATTCCTACAAGATATTAGATGAACAGCTCAAGAAGGAGTGGTTAGAGAGTGTTGAACAGAGGAAGACGATGGCTGGGCTAAAAGGTAGCAAGAGAACAACTATGTCCCCTGAGCAAAGGCGGAAAATTTCAGAAGCAATCTCCGCCAAATGGGCTAATACT GACTACCGTGATCGGGTCTGCGCTGGCTTGGCTAAACATTATGGGATACCACCTAATGCTGAAAGAAAGCCACAGAGAAGGTCAAGTAGTGGTATACAGACGTCTAGAAGGAGCCccataaaaaaaagagattgtGCAACGGATAATTCTTCTATGGGTGAgaataaaatccaaaatcagCAATTAAGGTTGAGGAGAAGTAGTGAACCCCTTTACAAAGATCCCCTGGCGAGTTCTAAGCTGGAGATGATAAAAAACATTAGAGCAGAGAGGGCAGCTGCAGAAACTAAAAAAACTGTAGCTGTTGAACGAGCAAG GCTATTGATTGTTAAAGCTGAGAAGGCTGCCAAGGCCCTTGAGGTTGCTGCAATGAAGAGCCCTATTGCTCGAGCTTCCCTGATGGAAACCAGAAAGCTTATAGCTGAAGCAATCCAATTGATTGAATCCGTAGAGACTGGTCAGAACACTTCCCATGAGGATCGCGGTTACCCTTCAGTTGCCTCAAAAGGACTAATTGACCAGGTTGAGAAGGATAGGAgtgaaaaaattgaagttttaaACCAAGCAGGGCCAAGAGAAGTAATTGGAGCCCCAATGGTACAAAGAAAGGACGAGGACTTTAACTTTCGCAAGTTTGCCTTGCATGATCTACTGAGCAGTGAGGATGAACTTTTCCCAACCAGCTTCAGTGGCTCTGGCTCGTCTCTTTTCAGTTTTGAGAGTCTAATGAAGCAATCAGGTTCAATAAATCGCCATGACCAACCAAAACTAAACCAGCATAGCGACTATGGAAGACGACCTCTACCAAAGGGAGACAAAGTTGAGTCTCTGAAAGAGGAAACACGTTCTGAGTCAGTTGCtgtaataaaaaaatgggtTCGCGGAAGGCTTATTGAAGTGGCGAAGAGCAGAGTGTTAGCGCGAGAAACATCATAA
- the LOC109021417 gene encoding uncharacterized protein LOC109021417 isoform X1 yields MSSHAYTGRDCYSAACLQSRLCAIRAQTLIHGKFSSTPFTSANDKRLSYAWKSLRLPKELNVNVKHVEVQRSRLLINAVATLEPMAKCLVQNKNGQKGCDVTHFGIDSSLPTIELKYSSEDSKELDERERSRRLRISKANKGNTPWNKGRKHSAETLQRIRERTKLAMQDPKVRMKLRNLGHAQSTETRVKIAVGVRLGWQRRREKLTVQEGCCFEWQNLIAEAAKQGFVGEEELQWDSYKILDEQLKKEWLESVEQRKTMAGLKGSKRTTMSPEQRRKISEAISAKWANTDYRDRVCAGLAKHYGIPPNAERKPQRRSSSGIQTSRRSPIKKRDCATDNSSMGENKIQNQQLRLRRSSEPLYKDPLASSKLEMIKNIRAERAAAETKKTVAVERARLLIVKAEKAAKALEVAAMKSPIARASLMETRKLIAEAIQLIESVETGQNTSHEDRGYPSVASKGLIDQVEKDRSEKIEVLNQAGPREVIGAPMVQRKDEDFNFRKFALHDLLSSEDELFPTSFSGSGSSLFSFESLMKQSGSINRHDQPKLNQHSDYGRRPLPKGDKVESLKEETRSESVAVIKKWVRGRLIEVAKSRVLARETS; encoded by the exons ATGAGCTCCCATGCCTATACTGG CAGAGATTGCTACTCCGCAGCCTGCCTGCAAAGTCGTTTGTGTGCAATCAGGGCTCAAACCCTTATTCATGGTAAATTTTCATCAACTCCGTTTACCTCTGCGAACGATAAAAGACTGTCCTATGCTTGGAAATCTTTGCGACTGCCTAAAGAACTAAACGTGAATGTGAAACACGTTGAGGTGCAAAGGAGTAGACTACTGATCAATGCAGTCGCAACTCTTGAACCCATGGCCAAGTGTTTAGTTCAGAATAAAAATGGACAAAAGGGTTGCGATGTTACACACTTTGGTATCGATTCAAGTCTCCCGACAATTGAACTCAAGTATTCGAGTGAAGACTCGAAGGAattggatgagagagagaggtcgagAAGGCTGAGAATATCAAAAGCAAATAAGGGTAACACACCGTGGAACAAAGGCAGGAAGCACAGTGCTg AAACCCTTCAACGGATTAGAGAGAGAACAAAGCTTGCAATGCAGGATCCTAAG GTCAGAATGAAATTAAGAAACCTAGGACATGCTCAGAG CACAGAGACAAGGGTGAAAATTGCAGTTGGAGTTCGATTGGGGTGGCAAAGGCGACGTGAGAAGCTGACAGTGCAGGAAGGTTGCTGCTTTGAGTGGCAGAATCTAATTGCAGAAGCAGCAAAACAAGGCTTTGTTGGTGAGGAAGAGCTGCAGTGGGATTCCTACAAGATATTAGATGAACAGCTCAAGAAGGAGTGGTTAGAGAGTGTTGAACAGAGGAAGACGATGGCTGGGCTAAAAGGTAGCAAGAGAACAACTATGTCCCCTGAGCAAAGGCGGAAAATTTCAGAAGCAATCTCCGCCAAATGGGCTAATACT GACTACCGTGATCGGGTCTGCGCTGGCTTGGCTAAACATTATGGGATACCACCTAATGCTGAAAGAAAGCCACAGAGAAGGTCAAGTAGTGGTATACAGACGTCTAGAAGGAGCCccataaaaaaaagagattgtGCAACGGATAATTCTTCTATGGGTGAgaataaaatccaaaatcagCAATTAAGGTTGAGGAGAAGTAGTGAACCCCTTTACAAAGATCCCCTGGCGAGTTCTAAGCTGGAGATGATAAAAAACATTAGAGCAGAGAGGGCAGCTGCAGAAACTAAAAAAACTGTAGCTGTTGAACGAGCAAG GCTATTGATTGTTAAAGCTGAGAAGGCTGCCAAGGCCCTTGAGGTTGCTGCAATGAAGAGCCCTATTGCTCGAGCTTCCCTGATGGAAACCAGAAAGCTTATAGCTGAAGCAATCCAATTGATTGAATCCGTAGAGACTGGTCAGAACACTTCCCATGAGGATCGCGGTTACCCTTCAGTTGCCTCAAAAGGACTAATTGACCAGGTTGAGAAGGATAGGAgtgaaaaaattgaagttttaaACCAAGCAGGGCCAAGAGAAGTAATTGGAGCCCCAATGGTACAAAGAAAGGACGAGGACTTTAACTTTCGCAAGTTTGCCTTGCATGATCTACTGAGCAGTGAGGATGAACTTTTCCCAACCAGCTTCAGTGGCTCTGGCTCGTCTCTTTTCAGTTTTGAGAGTCTAATGAAGCAATCAGGTTCAATAAATCGCCATGACCAACCAAAACTAAACCAGCATAGCGACTATGGAAGACGACCTCTACCAAAGGGAGACAAAGTTGAGTCTCTGAAAGAGGAAACACGTTCTGAGTCAGTTGCtgtaataaaaaaatgggtTCGCGGAAGGCTTATTGAAGTGGCGAAGAGCAGAGTGTTAGCGCGAGAAACATCATAA